The Pediococcus inopinatus region TCCTTGCAGTTCAAATCTTTGTTTAATTAACCTTGCAAAAGTCAATACGCTCATTGGTTGATCAAGAAACCCAATCCGGCCCATACCAAATTGGTGGTGATTTTGATCCACGTAACCGTCTAATAGTCGTTCTGTGTGTTGAAGCCCAATTTTCTCTGCTAGCCAATCGTTCATTCCATTGTCAGCTGCATCTAAATTGGAATGTGCCGCATAAACAGTAATATTATGTTTAAGGATTTCGGCATACATTTTATTTTGTGGAACGGATAGATCTAAGTTATGCGCTGAGCGGAACATTGCAGGATGATGCGCAAAAATCAAATCACAGTGTTGTTCAATAGCCTCGGTAACGACTTCAGGGCGAACATCTAAAGTAACCAAGACTTTGGAAAACTCCGCATTCAAATCACCAATTTGTAATCCAATTGGATCGCCAGGTTCAGCCAATTCTTTAGGAGAAAATTTTTCAAATTCATTAATAAAAGTTCTAATCTTCAAGATTTAAAACCTCCTTAATCAAGGTTGCTTTGTGGTTTAATTTAATGATTCTCTCTTCCGGTACTACTTGAGCTCGTTTCATTTGGCTCATTGCGTTTTTAACCCGCTGCAATTCAGCTTGCCACTTTTCTTCAAAAATGTAATTGGGTAAAGTTTGCAAGATTTGCGGGCCGAAAAGGAGTTCTTTTTCAGAGTACGTTGATGTTTTTCCTTGTTCTGCCACAATGATTTCATAAATGTGATGATCTTCTTTGAGGATCCGCTCGGCTTTTATTTGATAATCATGGTGCATTAACCAATTACGAACATTTTGTTCTCCTACGTTAGGTTGCAAAATTAAATCCGTTACACCTTTTAACTTGTTTTTTTGGCGTTCAAGGATTTGAGTAATCAGTGTCCCGCCCATTCCAGCAATGACAACTGTGTCAATTTGATCTTCAGGTGAAATGACATCCAGTCCGTCACCTAAACGAGAAGATACTATTTTTTGAACACCCTCAGCAATAATTTCATGAGTGGCATTTTGGTGAGGTCCCTTCGCTACTTCTCCAGCAATGGCAAAACTAATTTGATTATTTTTGGCTAAAGACACGGGAAGGTAAGCATGATCGGAGCCAATATCAGCAATTCTGGCATTTAATTTTACAAAACTAGCAACAGTTTGAAGTCGCTCTGAAAGTTTATTTGCATTCATTAAAACAGTCCTTTTTTGATTTTTCTTTATTATATCATGCAAGATAATTTTGCTTAAAAAAACTGAATTTTAAAAATAAAAAAGGATTCGAAGTAAAATACGTACTTTTACTTCGAATCCTTAAATAGAAAATCATACTTATTCCAAGAAATCTTTAAGTTGTTTTGAACGAGATGGATGGCGCAATTTTCTTAAAGCTTTTGCTTCAATCTGGCGAATTCTTTCTCGTGTAACACCAAATACTTTTCCAACTTCTTCTAGAGTCCGTGTACGTCCGTCATCAAGCCCAAATCTAAGACGTAGAACATTCTCCTCACGATCAGTTAACGTGTCTAAAACGCCCTCTAATTGTTCTTTTAAGAGCTCATAAGCAGCATGGTCTGCAGGACTAGTTGCATCCTGATCTTCAATGAAGTCACCTAGATGAGAATCGTCCTCTTCACCAATTGGAGTTTCCAATGAAACAGGTTCTTGAGCAATTTTTAGAATTTCACGAACTTTCTCAGTAGGCATGTCCATTTCGGCTCCAATTTCTTCGGGAGTTGGTTCACGGCCAAGGTCTTGAAGTAATTGACGTTGAATTCTGATTAACTTGTTGATTGTTTCAACCATGTGAACAGGAATCCGAATGGTCCGAGCTTGATCAGCGATTGCACGCGTAATTGCTTGACGAATCCACCAAGTTGCATAGGTTGAGAACTTGAACCCCTTACGGTAATCAAATTTTTCAACTGCCTTCATTAATCCCATGTTACCCTCTTGAATTAAATCCAAGAATTGCATACCACGCCCAACATAACGTTTAGCAATGGAAACAACTAACCGTAGATTGGCCTCCGCAAGTTCTTGTTTAGCTGATTCTTCACCTTTTTCGATACGAAGTGCTAGTTCAACTTCTTGTTTGGCTGTTAATAAAGATACACGCCCAATTTCTTTCAAGTACATACGAACTGGATCATTAATTTTGACACCAGCTGGAGCCTTTGTATCGTCTAATTCTTTTTTACTGATTTTTTGTGCTTTTAAAGCATGGGCACTTGGGTTGCCTTTTTCATCAACCACACTAATTCCGGCATCTTCAACTTTTTGAATAAGATCATCGATTTGACGTTCATCCAATTTAAAGGGAATTGAAATCTTGTCTGCTAATTCGTCATATTTAATTTGTTTGCTGGGTTTATTAGTTTTAATAAGTGCATTAACTTTTTTCTTATAATCAGCTGTATTAAATACACTTGTTGCGCTATTTTTAGGAGCAATTTTTTTCTTAGCGGGAGCCCTTTTTTTCGTCGTTGTTTTTTTTACGGCTTTTTTAGCTGTTACCTTTTTTGTAGTCGTTGTTTTTTTTGTTGCTTTCGTTGTAGTCTCTTTGTCTGCCATAGTTAAATCCTCCCATGAACGTATTAAGCGTCTTGACGCTGTCGATATAAATCAATTAATTCAATAGCCAATTTTTGTTGCAATTCAGTATTACCCATTCTTTTAGCTTCATTTAGTGATTTTTTCTTTGTTGTAATTTGTAGACTAAGTGGTGCCTCTGAAGTAATCACCTTAATGTAGTCGTCAACAGCTTGGTCAACATTTTCTTCATCAAGATCCTGTAAATCAAGCTCGGCGATCACATTTTGGAGTTCACTATCATGAACAAAATCCATAAATGCAGCTGAATCATAACCGTCATGGTTTTCGAAGAAACCTGTTGCTAGCATATAAATTGTCTGATATTTTTCATGAACAAAATGAAAATTTGGCAATCCAGCAAGTTTAAGCCAGACATTATGATCATAAAGCAAATAGTTTAACAAGCGAGCTTCTGCAGTTTCTACTTTATCTAGTTTTACTTGTTGCCTA contains the following coding sequences:
- a CDS encoding tRNA (adenine(22)-N(1))-methyltransferase; amino-acid sequence: MNANKLSERLQTVASFVKLNARIADIGSDHAYLPVSLAKNNQISFAIAGEVAKGPHQNATHEIIAEGVQKIVSSRLGDGLDVISPEDQIDTVVIAGMGGTLITQILERQKNKLKGVTDLILQPNVGEQNVRNWLMHHDYQIKAERILKEDHHIYEIIVAEQGKTSTYSEKELLFGPQILQTLPNYIFEEKWQAELQRVKNAMSQMKRAQVVPEERIIKLNHKATLIKEVLNLED
- a CDS encoding Nif3-like dinuclear metal center hexameric protein — encoded protein: MKIRTFINEFEKFSPKELAEPGDPIGLQIGDLNAEFSKVLVTLDVRPEVVTEAIEQHCDLIFAHHPAMFRSAHNLDLSVPQNKMYAEILKHNITVYAAHSNLDAADNGMNDWLAEKIGLQHTERLLDGYVDQNHHQFGMGRIGFLDQPMSVLTFARLIKQRFELQGLRIITQDPQKEISRVAVLGGDGGKYFKQALKKGADVYVTGDVYYHTGHDMLAAGLTAIDPGHNVEKICIPKLATLFRSWQLTTDNQIQVFESQVDTNPFTFI
- the rpoD gene encoding RNA polymerase sigma factor RpoD; the protein is MADKETTTKATKKTTTTKKVTAKKAVKKTTTKKRAPAKKKIAPKNSATSVFNTADYKKKVNALIKTNKPSKQIKYDELADKISIPFKLDERQIDDLIQKVEDAGISVVDEKGNPSAHALKAQKISKKELDDTKAPAGVKINDPVRMYLKEIGRVSLLTAKQEVELALRIEKGEESAKQELAEANLRLVVSIAKRYVGRGMQFLDLIQEGNMGLMKAVEKFDYRKGFKFSTYATWWIRQAITRAIADQARTIRIPVHMVETINKLIRIQRQLLQDLGREPTPEEIGAEMDMPTEKVREILKIAQEPVSLETPIGEEDDSHLGDFIEDQDATSPADHAAYELLKEQLEGVLDTLTDREENVLRLRFGLDDGRTRTLEEVGKVFGVTRERIRQIEAKALRKLRHPSRSKQLKDFLE